Within Vicia villosa cultivar HV-30 ecotype Madison, WI linkage group LG1, Vvil1.0, whole genome shotgun sequence, the genomic segment ttgttaaaatttaaaacaaacatgAGAATATGAGATTTCTAACCTCACATTTCTGAGAATCCTATTCGAATCCATCAAACAAACACCCCTTTATGGAGATTGGAATCTGAATGATTATGTTTAAATATTCAAGCCCAACCATTTCCTTCTCCCTTCCCTTTTTTATTTCAGAGCAAACAAAGCTCATGAGCATACTCTTGTCTCAACATTTTTcaagttttttcaaaacttttactCAATTGCATTCAAGTTTAGCACATCTCTCGAGTTCTACTCCACTAGATTCCATCTAAGATCATCAATCTCCCATATTTAGTAAGTTTCTCATTTCCTTACCTTTTTTTATTTAAGAAGCATGCATTACCTAAATAGATTATATGTATGATACATTAGGTTAAATGCAATAGACATGTCATATTTATTTTATCCTAAATTGTTTTGCTTTGAAATTTTGAATCTTTGTTGTTTAAGGTTCATATGCTTTATTTCTACTTCATCTGAACCCTTAGTCCGGATAACAAAAATCCAGATTTacctattttatgttttttggtTTGGTTTTCCAATAGCTTATTTGATTATGACATTTTTTTCTTGTTTGATTATAGGAAAAATGGCTGACAACCAATAAAGAATGAGACATGATAGAGTGACTCAACATGCTTCCGTTCATAGGGAGAAAGTTAGACTCTTACGACCCACAATTAGGGAAACTTCATTTAATGTTGAACCATCAGCTTCCTAGGTTCATCTTTCTCTAACATCGTCTTCCTAGATTCATGTGTCTCCAACTCATCATGAAGCCCTTGTTGGCCTAGAAGCCCATGTTGCACCTGACGTGCACAATAATTTTTGGGAGACCCCTTAGATATTTTACTACTACCTATGTATACAAACCATTTAGCTAGGCATGTGTGGCATGTAAAGGTAGCATAAATCTTTAATTACTCTTTTAAACACTTGTGTTATAATAATTGAACTGTCTAAAGAGGATGTATTTAATTTTTGCAGTATCGTGATAAGTTGAAATGTATTGACCACAGTAGGAAGGTTGTAAAGTTGTCGCAGCCTAAGGAACCATGGTTTCACGATGTCTTGCAAACTGAAGGATTTATGTAGGACTGGATATGGTTATATCAACCACGATTTATTGTTTGCGTTTATGGAGCGATGACACGCAAAGTCCTCTTCATTTTATCTTATGATTAGTGAGATGACTATCATACTTGATGATGTCTCATGCCTCCTACATCTTCCAATAACGAGAAGATTATTATATTACTCCAAAATCAATAAACCTTATTTGTTGGACAAAATAGTAATATATTTAGGAGTTAGCTAGTTATTCCAAATACTAGGAAAGACCAAATCCACTAACAAGACCTGACGATCATTAAGAAAATCGTGGGTGCGAAGAATAGAATACACTGAGGCCACTGAGTAAAAACCGTCTTTAGAGTGGCGCCACCACCACTTATCAGACTAGGAAGAATGAGTAAACTTCCTAACAACTAAGAGAAGATCATTTATCCACGCATACTCACGCTAAAACATATGAACTTTACTCCACTTGAAATCCCAAACCTAAGATTGCCACTTCCACCTACCGACATCCCCCACAAAACACTTCTTCTACTCGAAGATAGAAAAAAGTCGTGGTAACCTACCTTTGAGAGGAATCACACCCACCCAAGAATCACTCTAGAACTTAGTGAAAAGATTATAACAAATTTCTTAACAACATTATTCTAAAACCAGTATGGGGCTCCTCCCATTTCTACCTAGGAGATACACGCCTCTCCATCAACGAGATGCAGTGAGAAGAGATGCAACTCTTCCTCTTGGGACAGAAGCAATCGCAATAACTCCATATCTAATAGAGAGGATATCCTGCCATaaatttgaaacacccaaaattGTTTGCCACCTCCATTTACCCAACAAAGCCAGATTAATTAGCTGGAGGTCACAAACACCTAAGCCACCAAACCTCTTGGGCTTATAAACATCAGACCACCTAACTCAAACAATCTTAGAGCCCCCTCTAACACCACCCCACAAAAACATTCTTTAAAAGCTCGCAATATTCTTCCAAACCTTAACAGACATCTTCAaaaaagataaagggaaaatgagAATATCATTAAGAATAAAATAGAGAAGAATCACCCACCCTCCTAGAGATATATACCTATGCCTCAAAGAGTGAATCCGCCTAATGATAAGGCTAACTAAAGGTTCACATGTAGAAGACAGTCGAGGAATCATCCTACTGGAAGATTCGAATACTTGAACGGGAGAGTCTCTCTTTGACAGTGAAGAAAATCTCAAGCAAGGCCAAGGAAAGTGGGATCAAAATTTAATCCAATGAGACTGATCTTGGAAAAATTCACCTGAATACCTAAGGCTTGctcaaaaaaaccaaaaatagtcttgATGGACCAGAGGTTTTCATAGGAGTACTACGCTGTAATAATCGTATCATCCGCATACTGAAGAAGAAAGACAATCAAGTCTGAGTAACCCACGTGAAGACTTTAGAAAGAATGTTGATCCACAACCCTAGACAACAATGCACAAATGCCTTCAACTACCAATAGAAAGAGGAAAAGAGTCAGAGGTCCGCCTTGATTCAATTCCCTTTGGATACTTATTTCTTGAGTTGGACAACGATTAACCAAGATTGCAAGATTAATAGAAAAAAATAGGAAAATTCAACTtagcattaaaatcaaatatagaGAGAATATAATCCTAAAAAGATCCACTAACCTAGTCATAAGGTTTCTcaaaaataactttaaaaatgAAGCAAGAATTTTTACTCATTCACGATTACAACCTCATTTACTATGAATCTACCTTTTAGGAAGGATGACTGGTTAGAAGAAATAAGCTTATCCATAACACCTGCGAGCCTACCCATTAAACTTTAGCCAGGAGTGTACAAAGCGACCCTACCAAGGAGATAAACCAAAAGTCTCTCATTTGAGATGAAGAATCTACCTTAGGAATCGAGGTCACAAAAATAGGATAAACCACGAGGAAGAGAAAAAAACGGGTGGAACTGCTCGAACATAGTCCCAATCTCATTCCTAAAAAGAGGCCAAAACCTCCTTAAAAAGGAGaaattgaatccatctggtccaAGACTCTTGTTACCATCACAAAAAGAAATTTCCCAATCGATCTCAGAAAAGGGAAAGGGGGTTTTGAGACTAGCACAATCATCCTCTGAGAGAGATCGAAAAGGGACCTCATCGAACCTGGGTCGATCCATGATAGGTTCACTAAAGTGATTAGAGAAGTAATTAACCACCTTTGGACAGATCTCCAAAACCTCTTCCACCCAAGCATCTCCTACCCTAAAAGCTAAAATTGCATTCCTTTTAGATCGACTATTGATGCAAGCATGAAAGTAACAATTATTTGCAATACCCTCCTGAAGCCACTTAACTTTAGCCCTCTAAAAAAGCTAGGCATCTTTAATTAATCCGAAGAAGATACTACAGATATGACACCACCTTCTTCCTATAGTCAATCTCCCCCACAAAAATCCCCTACTTAACTTTAGCATTTAGAGTATTTACCTATTTGCTCAAGGAAGCAATTTGAAACAAGATCACCAAAAACTTGATGATTCCAAGATTTTAAAGCACCTTTAAGTAGGGGTGTTCTAAACCGAACATGACAAATAGAAAACTgctaaccaaaccaaaccaaactgaaactgctaaccaaatcaaaccaaagcACCTTTtggtcatttttttaataaaaccgtGTGATTCAGTTCGGTTTacggtttgtattttataaactgAACTAAagcaaaccaaaccgcattatgttataaTCCAAACTTCACTTAACCCACTTTCAActcaaactcaaacctattatgccttagccTTACGGTTACGTTTTTAATGCACCTATTtttctctaatctctcatctcttttgctatttctttttcatcttctctaatctttaTTCTCATCTGttctttctatttcattataatgtttttcatatttgtttattctattattttgtatctttatttcacttttctttaatcttatttttgtatatCAAATGGAAAGTTATtgccaaatatgatgaattttgttgtaaTTTGATAATACATAAATGATTAAATACAAAACTATCTTGTCatttatatgtgtatgtatgactcaataagttttttgtaaaaaatcgaaccaaccgaaccaacccaaactgcattggtttgatttgatttggctcagttttatttttaaaactcaattgaatcaaatcaaaccaaaccgtaCACTCTTTTCTCTTGTAGTTCAAatgattttttatgtcaaaatggCTCAAACCGCACCGCAAACACTCATACTGGATATTTCTTTTTTAAGACAAAAACTTTACAACCAAAGAATTGAGAGTTATTCCAACTACTCAACATTAACTTGGAGAAAAAAAGGACGAGAAAGCCAATAATTATTGAAACGGGGAGGCTTAAGACCCCTCAACTTATTTGAATATGAGAGAATAATAGGACAATGACCCATCTCTAAACATTAAAACTATTAAGAGTAACACAAAGTACTATGTATATCTATTTGAGTAATTCAGAATGATAATTAAAATTAGCGAGTGAGAATTTATGAACacatcatttatttatatttaaaaataattaaatacataaattcataaacatttaaaaatatataattgtctTCTATTTTAAGAGAGAAAGAGACATGAGTACTCTACATAGACTAAACCGTAAAATTTTATTTGTTGAACTGAACTATCCTCACCGCTAATGACCAAATACTCACATTTAATGTTTTATTACACATTCAGATATGGTGAACATTCGTGGCAGACAGTGGCTGGAACATCTCTGCATGTTTAACAAATGGTGCCAAGATTGCATTGCCTTCTATGTAGAACATTTAGGATTTTATTGTGTTGTCTAATTTCGTTTatatccaatcttcaatggccaAGAATGCATATAAATAGTCCATCCCTTTCACATATACATCCAATATTACCAccttctatgttcattgaagaccATGCAGTCTACAATGGAGAAACTGAAAAACAAGGCTAGTGCTGCCAAGAAACAAGTCGACATATATAAAGCTAAAATAGACGAGAAGGTCACtttctttttttaatcaaatgcATTAATGTTTATATAGTATTAgaatatgatatttatttatgacaataatgatgataataatacAGACAGAGAAAGCAAGGGCAAGAACTAAGGAAGAGGAAGTGGTAGCACATGAACGTGCAAAAGCTAAGGAAGCAAAAGCAAAGATGGAGCTACATGAAGCTAAAGGCAAGCATGCTGCAGAGAAGCTAAGCACCAAACAAGCACATTATTATGGTACTCAGCAGCCACATGGGGACTACTACGAAGGAAACCAGCCATTTGGGTCAATTCCCAAACCTGGAACCACTGCTCCTACTTATCCACTAGGAGGAAAAAACATTCTAAGGAATAATAACCACATATAGCATATATATGTCTCTCTTTTTTCTCTCGTTATTTAGTCATATATATGTACTTAGGATCGTTTGCAGTTTCAAGTTAACTATAATAGTGCTTTTTGCTATTGTACCATACGAGAAAATTAAAGCTTGAAAAGAAATTTAAACTTAAGGTTTCAAATAGTTTATGCCCTTTAAATAGAATTTGGATGTTAAAAAATCTAAAGCATAACAAGTACTAGCTTTAACATagtagtattttaaaaaaatttcctgaCTTGGGGATTAGCTTGTATTCGAGTAGAATACACTCAAAACCGCATGGTAAATTTACTTGTTTACCACATGGTAAATTTACTTGTTTCAACTATCTTTGATGGTGTCAATTTAAGGGGCCAATAAATTTAGGCTTTAGCTCTATAATAAAAgggtttaaaataattttaaaaaaataaggcTTCAAATACATAGGAAGGCCCCAAAATTTGAAAAAGTGCTATAAGgccccaaataaaataaaaaaatttaattttaaaaatagaataaaatcaaaaaattgttaaattagttttttttaaaattaacaaaaaataaattaaaaattctgTTAAAAAATTTCAGCCCGTGATACATATGCTTGAAGGTACTTTCCACCATACCCCTCTCCTGTTAGTATTCAATATTCTCTAATTTAATAACTTGGTAAACAAGGTTGGCAGTAGGTGCTAAATGTTAACATTGTTGTGTTGTtttaattgatttgaatttggatTTAGCTTTATGTATCAAGCTGtggttttattttatgtttcttcAAAATTAGTTTTTCTTTGATATGAATAAAGATTAcacaattgttttgttttgttttggataAAGTTTGTTTGAGAATAGTAATCAAATTTTATGTACAAAAATGCATGAGTATGATAGACTTCGTGCGTGTATGATTACAAGAGTGTTTATGGTCTAATTATGTGAGATTATGAATGAATCTCCAATTCTTGGGCtggaatatttataatattaataggtGGCTTCACGGTGCAGGCAAAGCTTTGCTGAACGGAAAAAGATAGAGTGTGCTACAGGAAATGAAGTTTCTATgagtttttgaaataaaataaggcCCCTTCAATGGGGAAAAAATGCATTATGCAAAGGGCCTAAAATTTTAGGGCCCAATATAAATCTCAATAATTGGGGGCTCAATATAATAGGGCTTTAATGGGgccaaataattagggtttttaattATAGGGCTTGTTTGACAGCTCTATCTTTAATTGGCTTGATTTTGATTTGATATTTCAATAGGAGCAGATAAAGGTTAAGAAAGATGGCATTCTATCTGTGCCTTTTGAAAAAGCACACGGAATAGATTCGACTTcacttagggtgtgtttgtttcaaggttaAAAGAATTATTCATTcacttagggtgtgtttgtttcaagattAAAAAAATCATTCATTGGAATGATATTTTCAACTTATGT encodes:
- the LOC131606737 gene encoding late embryogenesis abundant protein 6 → MQSTMEKLKNKASAAKKQVDIYKAKIDEKTEKARARTKEEEVVAHERAKAKEAKAKMELHEAKGKHAAEKLSTKQAHYYGTQQPHGDYYEGNQPFGSIPKPGTTAPTYPLGGKNILRNNNHI